The proteins below are encoded in one region of Scomber japonicus isolate fScoJap1 chromosome 2, fScoJap1.pri, whole genome shotgun sequence:
- the atg4da gene encoding cysteine protease atg4da yields the protein MNSVSPSAAQYIGGVMQDELVEGRRQQQPQEQQGSFSLSRPAQTSDPSKEATGEPDEMDKLKAKLMSAWNNVKYGWTVKSKTSFNKTSPVIVLGHSYLLNSEDEVERFRLAFVSRIWLTYRREFPQLEGSTWTTDCGWGCMLRSGQMLLAQGLVVHLMPRDWTWPDAQPLTDVDFEVFRPRSPARAGGVPIPSFGSPRGPSTPEKTLPRDQPPKCSQKKRPECTRDRQAEPIHHKLVTWFGDQPPAPFGVHQLVGIGKSSGKKAGDWYGPSVVAHILRKAVAKTSVLHNLAVYVAQDCTVYKEDVVRLCDLSLSHNPSDPPSQAWKSVIILVPVRLGGEALNPSYIECVKNILKLECCIGIIGGKPKHSLYFVGFQDEQLLYLDPHYCQPVVDVTQANFSLESFHCSSPKKMPFNRMDPSCTIGFYASNKKDFESLCSAVSVALSSTKEKYPIFTFVEGQGQDYGLEGHSSNHSGPAAHILPPGKLGRSNNRRNSDEFVFL from the exons ATGAACTCGGTTTCCCCCAGCGCAGCTCAGTACATTGGGGGAGTGATGCAGGACGAACTGGTGGAGGGccggcggcagcagcagccccAGGAGCAGCAGGGTAGCTTCAGTCTCAGCAGGCCGGCACAGACTTCAGATCCCAGCAAAGAAGCAACCGGAGAGCCAGATGAGATGGACAAACTCAAAGCCAAACTGATGTCAGCATGGAACAATGTCAAATATG GTTGGACTGTTAAATCTAAAACCTCCTTCAACAAAACATCACCAGTCATTGTCCTTGGACACTCCTACCTGCTCAACAGTGAAG ACGAGGTGGAGCGGTTCCGTCTGGCTTTTGTGTCCAGGATTTGGCTGACCTACAGGAGGGAGTTTCCTCAGCTGGAGGGTTCTACCTGGACCACAGACTGCGGCTGGGGCTGCATGCTGCGCAGCGGACAGATGCTGCTGGCACAGGGCCTCGTGGTCCACTTGATGCCCAGAG ACTGGACTTGGCCAGATGCTCAGCCACTAACCGATGTTGACTTTGAGGTCTTCCGACCGCGTTCCCCAGCCCGGGCTGGAGGGGTCCCCATCCCTTCTTTTGGCTCCCCACGAGGACCCAGCACCCCAGAAAAGACACTGCCAAGGGATCAGCCCCCCAAATGCAGCCAGAAGAAGAGGCCTGAGTGTACAAGGGACAGGCAAGCAGAGCCCATCCACCACAAGCTGGTCACCTGGTTCGGGGATCAACCTCCAGCACCTTTTGGGGTTCATCAGCTGGTGGGAATCGGTAAAAGTTCAGGGAAGAAAGCTGGTGACTGGTACGGCCCCTCTGTAGTGGCACATATACTACG GAAAGCAGTGGCTAAAACATCTGTGCTGCACAACCTGGCTGTATATGTGGCTCAGGACTGTACAG TGTACAAGGAGGATGTGGTGCGTCTGTGTGATCTGTCACTAAGCCACAATCCCTCCGATCCGCCCAGCCAAGCCTGGAAGTCTGTCATCATATTGGTGCCTGTTCGGCTGGGAGGGGAGGCCCTCAACCCATCTTACATCGAATGTGTCAAG AACATCCTAAAGCTGGAATGTTGTATTGGAATCATTGGGGGGAAACCAAAGCATTCACTGTACTTTGTCGGCTTCCAAG ACGAGCAGCTGCTGTATCTGGACCCTCACTACTGCCAGCCTGTGGTGGATGTCACACAAGCCAACTTCTCACTGGAG TCCTTCCACTGTAGCTCTCCCAAAAAGATGCCCTTCAATCGTATGGATCCCAGCTGTACCATCGGCTTCTACGCCAGCAACAAGAAGGACTTTGAGTCTCTTTGTTCTGCTGTTAGTGTG GCTCTGTCATCAACTAAGGAGAAGTACCCCATCTTTACTTTTGTAGAAGGCCAGGGTCAGGACTATGGTCTAGAAGGTCACAGCAGTAATCACAGTGGACCTGCAGCTCACATCCTGCCCCCGGGCAAACTGGGCAGGAGCAATAACAGAAGAAACAGTGATGAGTTTGTCTTCCTGTAA
- the LOC128381212 gene encoding transcription activator BRG1 — protein MSTPDPPMGGTPRPGPSPGPGPSPGAMLGPSPGPSPGSSHSMMGPSPGPPSSGHSQPGPSGYGQDSMHSLHKPMEGIHEKSLSEESRFSQMKGLTMRQGGHSGMGPPPSPLDQHSQGYHSPLGGSDHSSPVPSNGPPSGPLMPSSSSSSSSGGPGSASTPLDGPSGDQHTLGPNNRPGPPGSSGPGPSPGPSLGSGVSSLGSGLETGGPNGPGGPGGPGGPTPFNQNQLHQLRAQIMAYKMLARGQPLPDHLQMAVQGKRPMPGMQQQQTMPSLAPGVGGGPGGGPAGPGPGPMGSGYSRAHGMMGPNMPPPGPSGTPAGMQGQNPNGPPKSWPEGPMVNAAAPSNAPQKLIPPQPTGRPSPAPPSVPPAASPVMPPQTQSPSQPAQPTPMMPYHAKQNRITPIQKPCGLDPVEILQEREYRLQARITHRIAELENLPGSLAGDLRTKATIELKALRLLNFQRQLRQEVVVCMRRDTALETALDAKAYKRSKRQSLREARITEKLEKQQKIEQERKRRQKHQEYLNSILQHAKDFKEYHRSITGKIQKLTKAVATYHANTEREQKKENERIEKERMRRLMAEDEEGYRKLIDQKKDKRLAYLLQQTDEYVANLTELVRAHKAAQALKEKKKKKKKKKKLEIAEGQTPALGPDGEPLDETSQMSDLPVKVIHVDSGNILTGVDAPKAGQLDTWLEMNPGYEVAPRSDSEDSEEEEEEEEEEQEPQPSAAPVEEKKKITDPDSEDVSEVDVRHIIENAKQDVDDEYSGAAFARGLQSYYAVAHAVTEKVEKQSSLLINGQLKQYQIKGLEWLVSLYNNNLNGILADEMGLGKTIQTIALITYLMEHKRLNGPYLIIVPLSTLSNWVYEFDKWAPTVVKVSYKGSPAARRAFVPQLRSGKFNVLLTTYEYIIKDKQVLAKIRWKYMIVDEGHRMKNHHCKLTQVLNTHYLAPRRVLLTGTPLQNKLPELWALLNFLLPTIFKSCSTFEQWFNAPFAMTGEKVDLNEEETILIIRRLHKVLRPFLLRRLKKEVEAQLPEKVEYVIKCDMSSLQRVLYRHMQAKGVLLTDGSEKDKKGKGGTKTLMNTIMQLRKICNHPYMFQQIEESFSEHLGFSGGIVQGPDLYRASGKFEVLDRILPKLRATNHKVLLFCQMTSLMTIMEDYFAYRSFKYLRLDGTTKAEDRGMLLKTFNDPESEYFIFLLSTRAGGLGLNLQSADTVVIFDSDWNPHQDLQAQDRAHRIGQQNEVRVLRLCTVNSVEEKILAAAKYKLNVDQKVIQAGMFDQKSSSHERRAFLQAILEHEEQDEVWGQDVCLRINEEDEVPDDETVNQMIARSEEEFDQFMRMDLDRRREDARNPRRKPRLMEEDELPTWIMKDDAEVERLTCEEEEEKMFGRGSRQRKEVDYSDSLTEKQWLKAIEEGTLEEMEEEVRHKKTTRKRKRDRDLDLPGPSSSSGGRGRGDKDEDGKRQRKRGRPPAEKLSPNPPVLTKKMKKIVDAVIKYKDSASGRQLSEVFIQLPSRKELPEYYELIRKPVDFRKIKERIRSHRYRSLGDLERDVMLLFQNAQTFNLEGSLIYEDSIVLQSVFTSLRQKIEKEEESEGEESEEEEEEQEEGSESESRSVKVKIRLGRKEKAGDRGKGRSRRTGRTRAKPVVSDDDSEEEQEEERSPSATDEES, from the exons ATGTCAACGCCAGATCCCCCAATGGGAGGCACCCCTCGCCCAGGTCCTTCCCCTGGTCCGGGTCCCTCCCCTGGGGCCATGCTGGGCCCCAGTCCTGGTCCCTCCCCAGGCTCCTCTCACAGTATGATGGGCCCCAGCCCGGGCCCCCCTTCCTCTGGACACTCACAGCCAGGGCCCTCTGGATATGGCCAGGACAGCATGCACTCTCTGCACAAA CCAATGGAAGGCATTCATGAGAAGAGCTTGAGTGAGGAGAGCCGCTTCAGTCAGATGAAGGGTCTGACTATGAGACAGGGCGGGCACAGTGGTATGGGCCCTCCACCCAGTCCTCTGGACCAACACTCACAAG GCTACCACTCTCCATTAGGCGGCTCTGACCACTCCAGTCCAGTCCCTTCAAATGGTCCTCCCTCCGGTCCACTTATGCCATCatcctcttcgtcctcctcctccggtGGCCCAGGCTCTGCCTCTACGCCTTTAGACGGCCCCAGTGGGGACCAGCACACGCTGGGTCCCAACAACCGCCCCGGCCCTCCAGGTAGCTCAGGCCCAGGCCCAAGCCCTGGACCCAGTCTTGGTTCTGGTGTTTCCAGTCTTGGATCTGGCCTTGAAACCGGTGGCCCTAATGGCCCTGGAGGTCCTGGCGGCCCTGGTGGCCCTACTCCCTTCAACCAGAACCAACTGCACCAACTTAGAGCTCAGATCATGGCCTATAAGATGCTGGCCCGGGGACAGCCCCTGCCAGACCACCTCCAGATGGCCGTCCAAGGGAAGAGGCCTATGCCTggaatgcagcagcagcagaccaTGCCGAGCCTGGCTCCTGGAGTTGGAGGCGGGCCAGGAGGCGGACCagcaggaccaggaccaggaccaatGGGCTCAGGCTACAGCAGAGCTCACG gaATGATGGGACCCAACATGCCTCCACCAGGTCCATCAGGGACCCCAGCTGGGATGCAAGGACAAAACCCCAACGGACCACCCAAGTCGTGGCCTGAAG GCCCTATGGTGAATGCAGCAGCCCCCTCCAACGCTCCCCAAAAGCTGATCCCCCCTCAGCCCACTGGCCGGCCATCTCCTGCTCCCCCCTCAGTTCCCCCTGCTGCCTCCCCAGTAATGCCGCCACAGACCCAGTCCCCCAGCCAACCGGCACAGCCTACTCCCATGATGCCTTACCACGCCAAGCAGAACCGCATTACCCCCATTCAGAAACCCTGTGGCCTGGACCCAGTGGAGATACTACAGGAAAGGGAATACAG GTTACAGGCTCGCATCACTCATCGTATTGCTGAACTGGAGAACCTGCCGGGTTCTCTGGCTGGTGATTTACGTACCAAAGCTACTATTGAGCTCAAAGCTCTCCGACTACTTAACTTCCAGAGACAG TTGCGTCaagaggtggtggtgtgtatgcGTCGTGACACTGCTTTAGAGACTGCCCTTGATGCCAAGGCCTACAAGCGAAGCAAGCGTCAGAGTCTGCGAGAAGCCCGCATCACAGAGAAACTAGAGAAACAGCAGAAGATTGAGCAAGAGCGCAAACGCAGGCAGAAACATCAG GAGTATCTTAACAGCATCCTTCAGCATGCCAAAGACTTCAAAGAGTACCACCGATCGATCACAGGCAAAATTCAGAAACTGACCAAAGCTGTGGCAACCTACCATGCCAACACCGAACGGGAgcagaagaaagagaatgagcgtattgagaaagagagaatgaggaggCTTAtg gcagaggatgaagagggcTACCGTAAACTGATTGACCAGAAGAAGGACAAGCGTCTGGCCTACCTTCTGCAGCAAACTGATGAGTATGTCGCCAACCTCACTGAGCTGGTCAGAGCTCACAAAGCTGCACAGGCCctcaaggagaagaagaagaagaaaaagaagaaaaagaag TTGGAGATTGCTGAAGGACAGACTCCTGCCTTGGGACCTGATGGAGAG CCTCTGGATGAGACAAGTCAGATGAGCGACCTACCTGTGAAGGTCATCCATGTGGACAGTGGAAACATCCTGACAGGGGTGGATGCTCCCAAAGCTGGACAGCTGGACACCTGGCTGGAGATGAACCCTGG TTATGAGGTGGCTCCCCGCTCTGACAGTGAAGacagcgaggaggaggaagaggaggag gaagaagaacaggAACCTCAGCCTTCAGCTGCTCCcgtagaggaaaaaaagaagattacaGACCCTGATAGTGAAGATGTGTCAGAGGTGGACGTCCGCCATATTATCGA GAATGCTAAACAGGACGTGGATGACGAGTATAGTGGTGCAGCATTTGCACGAGGGCTTCAGTCTTATTATGCTGTAGCTCACGCTGTCACAGAAAAAGTGGAGAAACAGTCCAGTTTGTTGATAAATGGACAACTCAAACAGTATCAG ATTAAAGGTCTAGAGTGGCTTGTTTCCCTCTACAACAACAACCTGAATGGGATCCTGGCAGATGAGATGGGTTTGGGAAAAACCATCCAGACTATTGCCCTCATCACTTACCTCATGGAGCACAAGCGGCTCAATGGACCCTACCTCATCATTGTACCCCTCTC GACTCTTTCTAACTGGGTGTATGAGTTTGACAAATGGGCACCCACAGTCGTGAAAGTGTCCTACAAG gggTCTCCTGCTGCCAGAAGAGCTTTTGTTCCCCAACTGCGCAGTGGAAAGTTTAACGTTTTACTCACCACTTACGAATACATTATCAAGGACAAACAAGTACTGGCCAAG ATCCGTTGGAAGTATATGATCGTGGATGAGGGCCACCGTATGAAGAACCACCACTGTAAGCTGACCCAGGTCCTGAACACACACTACCTGGCCCCACGGCGGGTCCTGCTAACAGGGACACCACTGCAGAATAAACTGCCTGAGCTCTGGGCGTTGCTCAACTTCCTCCTGCCCACCATCTTCAAAAGCTGCAGCACCTTTGAGCAATGGTTCAACGCCCCTTTCGCCATGACTGGAGAGAAG GTGGACCTCAATGAAGAGGAGACCATTTTGATTATCCGTCGTCTCCACAAAGTACTCCGCCCCTTCCTGTTGCGCAGATTAAAGAAGGAAGTGGAGGCACAGCTTCCAGAGAAG gTGGAATACGTGATCAAGTGTGACATGTCATCTCTTCAGAGGGTGCTGTACAGACACATGCAAGCCAAGGGCGTCCTGCTGACTGATGGATcagagaaagacaagaag GGTAAAGGAGGCACAAAGACGCTGATGAACACCATCATGCAGCTGAGGAAGATCTGTAACCACCCTTACATGTTCCAGCAGATAGAG GAATCCTTCTCTGAACACTTAGGATTCTCAGGTGGAATAGTCCAGGG tccTGACCTGTATCGGGCATCAGGAAAGTTTGAGGTGTTGGATCGAATCCTTCCCAAGCTGAGAGCCACAAACCATAAAGTGCTGCTCTTCTGTCAGATGACCTCACTCATGACCATCATGGAAGACTACTTTGCCTACCGCAGCTTTAAGTATCTGCGTCTGGATG GCACCACAAAGGCTGAAGACAGAGGAATGTTACTGAAGACTTTCAATGACCCAGAGTCAGAGTACTTTATCTTCCTCCTGAGCACTAGAGCTGGAGGTCTTGGCCTCAACCTGCAGTCAGCAGATACCGTAGTTATCTTTGACTCTGACTGGAACCCACACCAG GACCTGCAAGCGCAGGACAGAGCCCACCGTATTGGCCAGCAGAATGAGGTGCGTGTATTGCGCCTATGCACAGTCAACAGTGTTGAGGAGAAAATCCTGGCCGCTGCTAAATACAAACTGAACGTGGACCAAAAGGTCATCCAAGCTGGCATGTTCGACCAGAAGTCTTCCAGTCATGAGCGCAGGGCCTTTCTGCAGGCTATCTTGGAGCATGAAGAGCAAGATGAGGTCTGGGGCCAAGACGTATGCCTACGCattaat gaggaggatgaggtcCCAGACGATGAGACGGTCAACCAGATGATTGCCAGAAGCGAGGAGGAGTTTGACCAGTTTATG CGTATGGACCTTGACCGGCGGCGTGAGGATGCCCGTAACCCGAGGCGTAAACCTCGtctgatggaggaggatgagctGCCCACTTGGATCATGAAGGATGACGCTGAGGTTGAGCGGCTGAcctgtgaggaagaggaggagaaaatgtttGGACGAGGTTCTCGACAGCGAAAGGAGGTTGACTACAGCGATTCATTGACCGAGAAGCAGTGGCTCAAG GCAATAGAGGAGGGAACActggaagagatggaggaagaggtgCGCCACAAAAAGACGACCCGCAAGAGGAAGAGGGACCGTGACCTGGATCTTCCTggcccctcttcttcctcagggGGACGAGGACGAGGAGACAAAGATGAAGATggaaagaggcagagaaagaggggaCGACCCCCTGCGGAGAAACTTTCCCCCAATCCTCCTGTCCTCacaaagaagatgaagaagattgTGGACGCTGTCATCAAGTACAAAGACAG TGCCAGTGGGCGTCAGCTGAGCGAGGTCTTCATCCAGCTGCCATCTCGAAAAGAGCTTCCAGAGTACTACGAACTGATCCGCAAGCCTGTAGACTTCAGGAAGATCAAG GAGAGGATTCGAAGTCACCGCTACCGCAGTCTGGGTGACCTGGAGAGAGACGTCATGCTGCTCTTCCAAAATGCTCAAACCTTTAACCTTGAGGGATCACTG ATATATGAAGACTCCATTGTGCTTCAGTCGGTGTTCACCAGTTTGAGGCAGAAGAtcgagaaggaggaggaaagcgagggagaggagagtgaggaagaggaggaggagcaggaggaaggatCAGAGTCAGAAT CTCGTTCTGTGAAAGTAAAGATCCGTCTGGGCAGGAAGGAGAAGGCTGGAGATCGAGGAAAGGGACGCAGCAGACGAACAGGACGCACCAGAGCCAAACCTGTAGTCAGTGATGATGACTCTGAGGAAGAACAGGAAGAg